One Ostrea edulis chromosome 2, xbOstEdul1.1, whole genome shotgun sequence genomic region harbors:
- the LOC125679247 gene encoding coiled-coil domain-containing protein 158-like isoform X1, with protein MASGGASFIATPVSSLTVGQPSPAGPMKTSGMKKSSASDLLDQIRQLEVEGQKLRNSNLINLGVSSFNTIESPSDYGQYTPVSRPPITPTSPATLSALVDISNEQKTIADLRTQLDAQRRETDRLQQQLGGDNSSAQRSSGSMHSGLPSSPSKTGFSTLPSTELFSARRTHYDYNGPPSHLEKALKDSQEQVGDLRRRLQEASELSEQQKRQFRSNIEELKAKLQETEINRDAVLDLRQKESSNQEMMLNKFQVSIQQLQEKARAQEEALMDANRKLESVNREKYLIDTALNQIRLILGDVERKRGKPYFESDPVSKQVPGMLVHTFERFVQEMNSDFDQKKSRITELESEVKSLKQNISQDKESLIKEQQEKITSMSAEHEKQMTALQERANNSRKQATHLQQQLAMFEGQQEQQLKLKDATIMELESKIRHLKDEQQEDRIKWHEKKEVFERSQESYQTEMCKLRSDRDDALKETATLHSKLEETQNSLVRCKTELDLEKQKTVHIWEKETSMQSRQKELESKVDEKQKDIERLEKMLELIKSECNAQVSEKISTAERMERERHLDQISSLTSQLSSLTEKCNRVSLELELARSEANNLKQQHRDASDKLDATRIQFEAVEAEKKHVSNMLSDKKADMDRVTQERDYYNGLLNQRNEEIATLKGQREKLTIQLEEKEKNLKILGDQSSKIADLVDNNTRSNEILREEKDRLMSMLNERTVALEELKASRETMSKKMKIREKRIKELEIEKQKYQEEITMRQEEMVILQQEKESLFTELKESRYEVSLLTEQKDAVQKELEKEVESQNKEMTKLQAKVKAADQEVRLAQRTLRTRDSTDHQAVKVADKMQKEVTLKRNEIDSLKTKVRWYEDKLDSLSRERNSLEHDKDRLKTSLNKSLTHSQQLSAELELSQNKVMELKSQISRLEMALEKSTTKNAMCQAELEQYQQDVARLKLRHQLDLQEAIQRSLPNKGADFENPAIFTSAYTNAPHITSEMASRPGSRVTSDMASRLGSLHSDRRYPAKDASVESVPTRDTDEYKYVGSELKHLVDQMKSLMTDRKQKQAEKASHHRRSRSAQTGCNSTGSSSDTEYHSDVELERSYLRSRSRDKLDSREYSGYSSLRENRSRSLSPHQGHRRSCSNDTSRLLRSGNDSYPSQPGGSVGTQPSVTRNSYSTGPHRYRLRCHTTDVSKEDSQNSLSLQDSAHLSGEERSGDYKEEGTGRGIPLPPPTEATNTEDLCRRLEQKIESLTKMGGSLQKENREMADLMKVQGKKIRKVKESQKKVRKVTR; from the exons atggCAAGTGGGGGTGCGTCTTTCATTGCAACACCTGTGTCCAGTTTAACTGTCGGACAGCCGAGTCCTGCGGGACCAATGAAAACTTCAGGGATGAAGAAGTCGTCTGCCTCTGACCTACTGGACCAGATAAGGCAGTTGGAGGTTGAGGGACAGAAACTGAGGAATTCCAACCTGATAAATCTGG GTGTTTCCTCCTTCAACACTATAGAATCCCCATCAGACTATGGACAG TACACCCCAGTTTCCCGACCCCCCATTACTCCTACGTCCCCAGCCACACTGTCGGCCCTCGTTGATATATCCAATGAACAGAAGACCATTGCAGATCTCAG GACCCAGCTGGATGCCCAGCGCAGAGAGACGGACCGACTACAGCAGCAGTTAGGGGGAGACAACTCTAGTGCCCAGCGAAGCTCTGGCAGCATGCACAGTGGCCTTCCCAGCAGCCCCTCCAAAACCGGCTTTTCCACCCTTCCATCAACAGAATTATTTTCTGCAAGGAGGACACATTATGATTACAATGGACCGCC TTCTCACCTGGAAAAAGCCCTCAAAGATTCTCAGGAACAAGTGGGAGATCTCAGAAGAAGGCTGCAGGAG GCGAGTGAGCTGAGTGAGCAACAGAAGAGACAGTTTCGGTCAAACATCGAGGAACTGAAGGCCAAGTTACAGGAGACAGAGATCAACAGAGACGCTGTGCTGGACTTAAG ACAAAAAGAATCTTCTAACCAAGAGATGATGCTTAACAAATTCCAAGTATCTATACAACAGCTGCAGGAAAAGGCCAGGGCACAGGAAGAG GCTTTAATGGATGCCAATAGGAAGTTGGAAAGTGTGAATCGAGAGAAATACTTGATAGACACGGCTCTGAACCAGATCCGGCTCATCCTGGGAGATGTGGAACGCAAGCGAGGAAAACCATATTTTGAGTCAGATCCAGTATCCAAACAGGTGCCAGGCATGTTGGTCCACACGTTCGAGAGATTTGTACAGGAGATGAACTCTGACTTTGATCAAAAGAAGTCCAGGATAACTGAG TTGGAGAGTGAGGTTAAATCTTTGAAACAGAACATCAGCCAGGATAAAGAATCCCTCATCAAAGAACAACAAGAGAA AATAACAAGCATGTCTGCCGAACATGAAAAACAGATGACAGCTCTCCAAGAACGCGCTAATAACTCACGTAAACAAGCTACACATCTCCAGCAACAACTTGCCATGTTTGA GGGGCAGCAAGAACAGCAGTTAAAGTTAAAGGATGCCACCATCATGGAGCTAGAGAGTAAAATCCGCCATCTTAAGGACGAGCAGCAAGAGGACAGGATCAAATGGCACGAGAAG AAAGAGGTGTTTGAAAGATCCCAGGAAAGTTACCAAACAGAGATGTGTAAGCTGAGGTCTGATCGTGATGACGCCCTGAAGGAGACGGCAACTCTACACAGCAAATTAGAGGAGACTCAG AATTCATTGGTACGATGTAAGACTGAGCTTGATCTTGAGAAGCAGAAGACCGTCCACATTTGGGAGAAGGAGACATCCATGCAGAGCCGACAGAAGGAGCTGGAGAGCAAAGTAGATGAGAAACAAAAGGACATCGAGAGGTTGGAGAAAATGCTGGAACTCATTAAATCTGAGTGTAATGCTCAAGTCAGTGAGAAG ATATCAACGGCAGAGAGAATGGAACGAGAACGCCACTTGGATCAGATTAGCAGCTTAACATCCCAACTCAGTTCACTTACAGAGAAATGTAACCGAGTGTCGCTGGAGCTTGAGCTCGCGAGATCAGAGGCTAACAACCTGAAACAGCAGCATCGAGACGCCAGTGACAAGCTGGATGCCACTCGAATTCAGTTTGAGGCTGTGGAGGCGGAGAAGAAGCACGTGTCGAATATGTTGAGTGATAAAAAGGCAGACATGGATCGTGTGACACAGGAGAGAGACTACTACAATGGGCTACTAAACCAGAGGAATGAAGAGATTGCCACACTAAAGGGGCAGAGggaaaaactgaccatacagcTCGAGGAGAAGGAGAAGAACCTGAAGATCCTGGGAGACCAGTCCTCCAAAATCGCTGACCTGGTCGACAACAACACACGCAGTAACGAAATTCTACGGGAGGAAAAGGACCGTCTAATGAGCATGCTCAATGAGCGCACCGTGGCTTTGGAGGAACTGAAAGCCTCAAGGGAAACGATGTCCAAGAAGATGAAGATTCGAGAGAAAAGGATCAAAGAGCTTGAGATAGAGAAGCAGAAATATCAGGAAGAGATAACCATGCGACAAGAGGAAATGGTGATTTTACAGCAAGAGAAGGAAAGCTTGTTCACCGAGTTGAAAGAGAGTCGATATGAGGTGTCGTTGCTCACCGAGCAGAAAGATGCTGTCCAGAAGGAGTTGGAGAAGGAAGTAGAAAGTCAGAACAAGGAGATGACTAAGCTACAGGCCAAGGTCAAAG CGGCTGATCAGGAGGTGCGTCTTGCTCAGAGAACACTGCGTACCAGAGACTCGACTGATCACCAGG CTGTAAAGGTTGCTGATAAAATGCAGAAGGAGGTGACTTTGAAAAGAAATGAGATTGACTCGCTGAAGACAAAAGTGAGATGGTATGAGGACAAACTGGACTCCCTGTCAAgg GAGCGGAACAGTTTAGAGCACGATAAGGACCGCCTAAAGACATCACTCAACAAATCACTGACTCATAGTCAGCAATTATCGGCCGAGCTTGAGCTATCTCAGAACAAGGTCATGGAGCTTAAGAGTCAGATCAGCCGGCTTGAGATGGCTCtagaaaaa TCCACCACTAAGAATGCCATGTGTCAGGCGGAGTTAGAGCAGTACCAGCAGGACGTGGCCAGACTCAAGCTACGACACCAGCTGGACCTACAG GAAGCCATACAAAGGTCTTTACCAAACAAGGGAGCAGATTTTGAGAATCCTGCGATATTCACTTCTGCATATACCAATGCACCCCACATCACATCAGAAATGGCCAGTCGACCAGGCAGTCGTGTCACATCGGATATGGCCAGTCGACTTGGCAGTCTTCACTCTGATAGGAGGTACCCTGCAAAAGATGCCTCTGTGGAGTCAGTCCCCACCAGG GACACAGATGAGTACAAGTATGTGGGGAGCGAGTTGAAACATTTAGTGGACCAAATGAAATCTCTGATGACTGACAGAAAACAGAAACAGGCGGAGAAAGCTTCCCACCATCGTAGATCAAGGTCAGCTCAGACTGGCTGTAATAG TACTGGAAGTTCATCAGATACAGAGTATCACTCAGATGTTGAATTGGAGAGAAGTTAtctgaggtcaaggtcacgagACAAATTGGACAGCAGAGAATACTCAGGATATTCCTCACTCAGGG aaaatcGTTCCCGTTCCCTCTCCCCCCACCAAGGACATCGGAGGTCATGCAGTAACGACACTTCACGCCTACTACGATCTGGCAACGACAGCTACCCTTCACAGCCCGGGGGGAGTGTAGGCACTCAACCCTCGGTGACCAGGAATTCTTATTCTACAG GTCCCCATCGTTACCGTCTAAGATGTC ACACGACAGATGTAAGTAAGGAGGACTCACAAAATAGCCTGTCACTTCAGGACAGTGCACATCTGTCTGGTGAGGAAAGATCAGGTGATTATAAGGAGGAAGGGACAG GGCGTGGcatccccctcccccctcccacAGAGGCAACTAACACGGAGGACCTATGTCGTAGACTGGAACAGAAGATTGAGTCCCTCACAAAAATGGGTGGCTCACTTCAGAAGGAAAACcgag AAATGGCAGATCTGATGAAAGTCCAAGGTAAAAAGATTAGAAAAGTAAAGGAGAGTCAGAAGAAAGTGAGGAAGGTGACTCGGTGA
- the LOC125679247 gene encoding coiled-coil domain-containing protein 158-like isoform X6 has translation MASGGASFIATPVSSLTVGQPSPAGPMKTSGMKKSSASDLLDQIRQLEVEGQKLRNSNLINLGVSSFNTIESPSDYGQYTPVSRPPITPTSPATLSALVDISNEQKTIADLRTQLDAQRRETDRLQQQLGGDNSSAQRSSGSMHSGLPSSPSKTGFSTLPSTELFSARRTHYDYNGPPSHLEKALKDSQEQVGDLRRRLQEASELSEQQKRQFRSNIEELKAKLQETEINRDAVLDLRQKESSNQEMMLNKFQVSIQQLQEKARAQEEALMDANRKLESVNREKYLIDTALNQIRLILGDVERKRGKPYFESDPVSKQVPGMLVHTFERFVQEMNSDFDQKKSRITELESEVKSLKQNISQDKESLIKEQQEKITSMSAEHEKQMTALQERANNSRKQATHLQQQLAMFEGQQEQQLKLKDATIMELESKIRHLKDEQQEDRIKWHEKKEVFERSQESYQTEMCKLRSDRDDALKETATLHSKLEETQNSLVRCKTELDLEKQKTVHIWEKETSMQSRQKELESKVDEKQKDIERLEKMLELIKSECNAQVSEKISTAERMERERHLDQISSLTSQLSSLTEKCNRVSLELELARSEANNLKQQHRDASDKLDATRIQFEAVEAEKKHVSNMLSDKKADMDRVTQERDYYNGLLNQRNEEIATLKGQREKLTIQLEEKEKNLKILGDQSSKIADLVDNNTRSNEILREEKDRLMSMLNERTVALEELKASRETMSKKMKIREKRIKELEIEKQKYQEEITMRQEEMVILQQEKESLFTELKESRYEVSLLTEQKDAVQKELEKEVESQNKEMTKLQAKVKAADQEVRLAQRTLRTRDSTDHQAVKVADKMQKEVTLKRNEIDSLKTKVRWYEDKLDSLSRERNSLEHDKDRLKTSLNKSLTHSQQLSAELELSQNKVMELKSQISRLEMALEKSTTKNAMCQAELEQYQQDVARLKLRHQLDLQEAIQRSLPNKGADFENPAIFTSAYTNAPHITSEMASRPGSRVTSDMASRLGSLHSDRRYPAKDASVESVPTRDTDEYKYVGSELKHLVDQMKSLMTDRKQKQAEKASHHRRSRSAQTGCNSTGSSSDTEYHSDVELERSYLRSRSRDKLDSREYSGYSSLRENRSRSLSPHQGHRRSCSNDTSRLLRSGNDSYPSQPGGSVGTQPSVTRNSYSTGRGIPLPPPTEATNTEDLCRRLEQKIESLTKMGGSLQKENREMADLMKVQGKKIRKVKESQKKVRKVTR, from the exons atggCAAGTGGGGGTGCGTCTTTCATTGCAACACCTGTGTCCAGTTTAACTGTCGGACAGCCGAGTCCTGCGGGACCAATGAAAACTTCAGGGATGAAGAAGTCGTCTGCCTCTGACCTACTGGACCAGATAAGGCAGTTGGAGGTTGAGGGACAGAAACTGAGGAATTCCAACCTGATAAATCTGG GTGTTTCCTCCTTCAACACTATAGAATCCCCATCAGACTATGGACAG TACACCCCAGTTTCCCGACCCCCCATTACTCCTACGTCCCCAGCCACACTGTCGGCCCTCGTTGATATATCCAATGAACAGAAGACCATTGCAGATCTCAG GACCCAGCTGGATGCCCAGCGCAGAGAGACGGACCGACTACAGCAGCAGTTAGGGGGAGACAACTCTAGTGCCCAGCGAAGCTCTGGCAGCATGCACAGTGGCCTTCCCAGCAGCCCCTCCAAAACCGGCTTTTCCACCCTTCCATCAACAGAATTATTTTCTGCAAGGAGGACACATTATGATTACAATGGACCGCC TTCTCACCTGGAAAAAGCCCTCAAAGATTCTCAGGAACAAGTGGGAGATCTCAGAAGAAGGCTGCAGGAG GCGAGTGAGCTGAGTGAGCAACAGAAGAGACAGTTTCGGTCAAACATCGAGGAACTGAAGGCCAAGTTACAGGAGACAGAGATCAACAGAGACGCTGTGCTGGACTTAAG ACAAAAAGAATCTTCTAACCAAGAGATGATGCTTAACAAATTCCAAGTATCTATACAACAGCTGCAGGAAAAGGCCAGGGCACAGGAAGAG GCTTTAATGGATGCCAATAGGAAGTTGGAAAGTGTGAATCGAGAGAAATACTTGATAGACACGGCTCTGAACCAGATCCGGCTCATCCTGGGAGATGTGGAACGCAAGCGAGGAAAACCATATTTTGAGTCAGATCCAGTATCCAAACAGGTGCCAGGCATGTTGGTCCACACGTTCGAGAGATTTGTACAGGAGATGAACTCTGACTTTGATCAAAAGAAGTCCAGGATAACTGAG TTGGAGAGTGAGGTTAAATCTTTGAAACAGAACATCAGCCAGGATAAAGAATCCCTCATCAAAGAACAACAAGAGAA AATAACAAGCATGTCTGCCGAACATGAAAAACAGATGACAGCTCTCCAAGAACGCGCTAATAACTCACGTAAACAAGCTACACATCTCCAGCAACAACTTGCCATGTTTGA GGGGCAGCAAGAACAGCAGTTAAAGTTAAAGGATGCCACCATCATGGAGCTAGAGAGTAAAATCCGCCATCTTAAGGACGAGCAGCAAGAGGACAGGATCAAATGGCACGAGAAG AAAGAGGTGTTTGAAAGATCCCAGGAAAGTTACCAAACAGAGATGTGTAAGCTGAGGTCTGATCGTGATGACGCCCTGAAGGAGACGGCAACTCTACACAGCAAATTAGAGGAGACTCAG AATTCATTGGTACGATGTAAGACTGAGCTTGATCTTGAGAAGCAGAAGACCGTCCACATTTGGGAGAAGGAGACATCCATGCAGAGCCGACAGAAGGAGCTGGAGAGCAAAGTAGATGAGAAACAAAAGGACATCGAGAGGTTGGAGAAAATGCTGGAACTCATTAAATCTGAGTGTAATGCTCAAGTCAGTGAGAAG ATATCAACGGCAGAGAGAATGGAACGAGAACGCCACTTGGATCAGATTAGCAGCTTAACATCCCAACTCAGTTCACTTACAGAGAAATGTAACCGAGTGTCGCTGGAGCTTGAGCTCGCGAGATCAGAGGCTAACAACCTGAAACAGCAGCATCGAGACGCCAGTGACAAGCTGGATGCCACTCGAATTCAGTTTGAGGCTGTGGAGGCGGAGAAGAAGCACGTGTCGAATATGTTGAGTGATAAAAAGGCAGACATGGATCGTGTGACACAGGAGAGAGACTACTACAATGGGCTACTAAACCAGAGGAATGAAGAGATTGCCACACTAAAGGGGCAGAGggaaaaactgaccatacagcTCGAGGAGAAGGAGAAGAACCTGAAGATCCTGGGAGACCAGTCCTCCAAAATCGCTGACCTGGTCGACAACAACACACGCAGTAACGAAATTCTACGGGAGGAAAAGGACCGTCTAATGAGCATGCTCAATGAGCGCACCGTGGCTTTGGAGGAACTGAAAGCCTCAAGGGAAACGATGTCCAAGAAGATGAAGATTCGAGAGAAAAGGATCAAAGAGCTTGAGATAGAGAAGCAGAAATATCAGGAAGAGATAACCATGCGACAAGAGGAAATGGTGATTTTACAGCAAGAGAAGGAAAGCTTGTTCACCGAGTTGAAAGAGAGTCGATATGAGGTGTCGTTGCTCACCGAGCAGAAAGATGCTGTCCAGAAGGAGTTGGAGAAGGAAGTAGAAAGTCAGAACAAGGAGATGACTAAGCTACAGGCCAAGGTCAAAG CGGCTGATCAGGAGGTGCGTCTTGCTCAGAGAACACTGCGTACCAGAGACTCGACTGATCACCAGG CTGTAAAGGTTGCTGATAAAATGCAGAAGGAGGTGACTTTGAAAAGAAATGAGATTGACTCGCTGAAGACAAAAGTGAGATGGTATGAGGACAAACTGGACTCCCTGTCAAgg GAGCGGAACAGTTTAGAGCACGATAAGGACCGCCTAAAGACATCACTCAACAAATCACTGACTCATAGTCAGCAATTATCGGCCGAGCTTGAGCTATCTCAGAACAAGGTCATGGAGCTTAAGAGTCAGATCAGCCGGCTTGAGATGGCTCtagaaaaa TCCACCACTAAGAATGCCATGTGTCAGGCGGAGTTAGAGCAGTACCAGCAGGACGTGGCCAGACTCAAGCTACGACACCAGCTGGACCTACAG GAAGCCATACAAAGGTCTTTACCAAACAAGGGAGCAGATTTTGAGAATCCTGCGATATTCACTTCTGCATATACCAATGCACCCCACATCACATCAGAAATGGCCAGTCGACCAGGCAGTCGTGTCACATCGGATATGGCCAGTCGACTTGGCAGTCTTCACTCTGATAGGAGGTACCCTGCAAAAGATGCCTCTGTGGAGTCAGTCCCCACCAGG GACACAGATGAGTACAAGTATGTGGGGAGCGAGTTGAAACATTTAGTGGACCAAATGAAATCTCTGATGACTGACAGAAAACAGAAACAGGCGGAGAAAGCTTCCCACCATCGTAGATCAAGGTCAGCTCAGACTGGCTGTAATAG TACTGGAAGTTCATCAGATACAGAGTATCACTCAGATGTTGAATTGGAGAGAAGTTAtctgaggtcaaggtcacgagACAAATTGGACAGCAGAGAATACTCAGGATATTCCTCACTCAGGG aaaatcGTTCCCGTTCCCTCTCCCCCCACCAAGGACATCGGAGGTCATGCAGTAACGACACTTCACGCCTACTACGATCTGGCAACGACAGCTACCCTTCACAGCCCGGGGGGAGTGTAGGCACTCAACCCTCGGTGACCAGGAATTCTTATTCTACAG GGCGTGGcatccccctcccccctcccacAGAGGCAACTAACACGGAGGACCTATGTCGTAGACTGGAACAGAAGATTGAGTCCCTCACAAAAATGGGTGGCTCACTTCAGAAGGAAAACcgag AAATGGCAGATCTGATGAAAGTCCAAGGTAAAAAGATTAGAAAAGTAAAGGAGAGTCAGAAGAAAGTGAGGAAGGTGACTCGGTGA